In Flavobacterium gelatinilyticum, a genomic segment contains:
- a CDS encoding sigma-54-dependent transcriptional regulator has protein sequence MTHKILIIDDEEKLRSLLVRIIKSEGFEVSEAKDLKSGLKKLEQTDIDVVLCDVKLPDGNGVDFVQNIKSSFPLTEVILLTAFGNIPDGVQAMKNGAFDYIVKGDDNDKIIPLLYKAVEKVHLQKKVKQLEKRIGDKYSFNTIIGKSKGIEQVIDLAQKVAKTDSTVLLTGETGTGKEVFAQAIHENSNRAGKSFVALNCSTFSKEILESELFGHKQGAFTGALKDKKGFIEEANGGTLFLDEIGEMPIDLQAKLLRVLETSEYIPVGDTTSKKSNFRLIAATNRDLKEESEAHRFRSDLYFRLNIFEIKLPSLRERVKDIPLLANFYVKQFSEKTNKKTLQTSADFLEKLENYSWPGNIRELKNVIERSVILSNGDTLTSDVLPYEMQHQTEKNTKSMSAFSMQSIEKLHIQKVLNYTKGNKAETARLLEIGIATLYRKIEEYGIQ, from the coding sequence ATGACACACAAAATTTTAATTATAGACGACGAAGAAAAACTAAGAAGTCTGCTGGTTCGTATTATTAAATCGGAAGGATTTGAGGTTTCTGAAGCAAAAGACTTAAAGTCTGGTTTAAAAAAACTGGAGCAAACCGATATTGATGTTGTTTTGTGTGACGTAAAACTTCCCGACGGAAACGGCGTTGATTTTGTTCAAAACATAAAAAGCAGTTTTCCTTTGACAGAAGTTATTTTGCTGACCGCTTTTGGAAATATTCCGGATGGCGTTCAGGCAATGAAAAATGGCGCTTTCGATTATATTGTAAAAGGCGATGATAATGACAAGATTATTCCGCTTCTTTATAAAGCGGTCGAAAAAGTGCATTTGCAGAAAAAAGTAAAACAGCTTGAGAAACGCATTGGCGATAAATATTCCTTTAATACCATAATCGGAAAATCAAAAGGAATCGAACAGGTTATCGATTTGGCTCAAAAAGTAGCCAAAACCGATTCGACTGTTTTATTGACTGGTGAAACGGGAACCGGAAAAGAGGTTTTTGCGCAAGCAATTCATGAAAACAGCAATCGTGCAGGAAAGTCTTTTGTGGCTTTGAACTGCAGTACTTTCAGCAAGGAAATTTTAGAAAGCGAATTGTTCGGTCATAAACAAGGTGCGTTTACTGGAGCTTTAAAAGATAAAAAAGGTTTTATTGAAGAAGCAAATGGCGGCACTTTATTCCTGGATGAAATTGGAGAAATGCCAATCGATCTTCAGGCTAAATTATTGCGTGTTTTAGAAACGAGTGAATATATTCCGGTTGGAGATACAACTTCTAAAAAATCAAATTTTAGACTAATTGCTGCAACAAACAGAGATTTAAAGGAAGAAAGTGAAGCGCATCGTTTCCGTTCTGATTTGTATTTCCGTTTGAATATTTTCGAAATCAAACTTCCTTCGCTTCGTGAAAGAGTGAAAGATATTCCGTTACTGGCTAATTTTTATGTGAAACAGTTTTCAGAAAAAACGAATAAAAAGACTTTACAAACTTCAGCTGATTTCCTTGAGAAATTAGAAAATTATTCCTGGCCGGGAAATATCCGCGAACTCAAAAATGTTATTGAACGATCGGTTATTTTGAGTAATGGAGATACTCTGACTTCTGATGTTCTGCCTTATGAAATGCAGCATCAAACGGAAAAAAACACAAAATCTATGTCCGCTTTTTCAATGCAGAGTATTGAAAAACTGCATATTCAAAAAGTTTTGAATTATACTAAAGGAAATAAAGCTGAAACGGCCAGATTGTTGGAAATTGGGATTGCGACTTTGTATAGAAAGATTGAAGAATACGGGATTCAATAG
- a CDS encoding DUF7674 family protein → MKNQVNSIYKQAERFAEITKKNIICGNIVRAKKCLALAERLFITGSIETKNAISNVYVFSVSSFMEMRHCNISHLFPQTLKAEYIKQVNASGV, encoded by the coding sequence ATGAAAAATCAAGTTAATTCTATTTACAAACAAGCCGAACGCTTTGCTGAGATAACTAAAAAAAATATTATCTGCGGTAATATCGTTCGGGCTAAAAAATGTTTAGCACTTGCTGAACGGTTATTTATTACCGGAAGTATCGAAACCAAAAACGCGATTTCAAACGTGTATGTTTTTTCAGTCTCGTCTTTTATGGAAATGCGACACTGCAATATTTCGCATCTTTTTCCACAAACGCTTAAAGCAGAATATATCAAGCAGGTTAATGCTTCGGGCGTTTAG
- the kdpF gene encoding K(+)-transporting ATPase subunit F has translation MTALFIVSIAVFVYLVYVLIKPEKF, from the coding sequence ATGACTGCACTCTTTATTGTTTCAATCGCCGTTTTCGTGTATTTGGTTTATGTATTAATTAAACCTGAAAAATTCTAA
- the kdpA gene encoding potassium-transporting ATPase subunit KdpA: MNTELLGVIGIFLLTIVLAIPFGKYIAKVFLGNKTLLDPIFNPLEKFIFKISGINPAEEMNWKQHLKALLSINMLWFFFCFFVLLFQGSLPLNPDNNPSISPDLAFNTAISFLVNCDLQHYSGESGVSYLSQMVLMFLQFVSAGTGIAAAVMVFTAMRERTTDKLGNFYNFFVKSCTRILLPLSAIVATALVFSGTPMTFEGKDAITTLQGDHVEVSRGPAAAFIAIKHIGTNGGGFFGANSAHPLENPTYFTNAVELWAQMIVPFAMIFALGFFLKKQKFAYIIFGVMTVGFLLLVIPTISSEISGNPAIEKMGISQLNGAMEGKEVRFGPAISGFWSIATTVISTGSVNSMHDSSMPVSGAMQLLAMMVNAFYGGCGVGYLNFYIFIILAVFISGLMVGRTPEFFGKKIEAREVKIAAFIAILHPLLILAGTALASYFAANDTAMGYWFSGNATGWLNNPGNHGFSEMLYEYTSSAANNGSGFEGLGDNNPFWNITTGIVLLLSRFIPIIGPLAIAGLLANKKYIPESAGTLKTDTTIFGIMIFAVIAIVAALSFFPALALGPLAEYFSL; encoded by the coding sequence ATGAATACAGAATTACTAGGTGTCATAGGTATTTTTCTCCTAACTATTGTTTTAGCCATTCCCTTCGGAAAATATATTGCTAAAGTATTTTTAGGAAACAAAACACTTCTTGACCCGATTTTCAATCCGCTTGAAAAATTTATTTTTAAAATCAGCGGTATCAATCCAGCCGAAGAAATGAACTGGAAACAGCATCTAAAAGCACTTTTAAGTATCAATATGCTTTGGTTCTTTTTCTGCTTTTTTGTACTGCTTTTTCAGGGTTCTTTACCTTTAAATCCAGATAATAATCCATCAATTTCGCCCGATTTGGCTTTTAATACGGCTATTTCATTTTTGGTCAATTGCGATTTACAGCATTATTCTGGCGAAAGCGGAGTTTCTTACTTGTCGCAAATGGTATTAATGTTTTTACAATTTGTTTCGGCTGGTACCGGAATCGCTGCTGCTGTAATGGTTTTTACTGCTATGCGCGAAAGAACAACAGACAAACTGGGGAATTTCTACAACTTTTTTGTAAAAAGCTGTACTCGTATTTTATTGCCTCTTTCAGCAATCGTAGCAACTGCTTTAGTTTTCAGCGGAACTCCAATGACTTTTGAAGGAAAAGATGCTATTACTACTTTGCAAGGCGATCATGTTGAAGTTTCTCGAGGACCAGCTGCTGCTTTTATCGCTATTAAACATATTGGTACAAACGGTGGCGGATTCTTCGGAGCTAACTCTGCACATCCTTTAGAAAATCCAACTTACTTTACGAATGCGGTTGAGCTTTGGGCGCAGATGATTGTTCCGTTTGCAATGATTTTTGCACTTGGTTTCTTCCTTAAAAAACAAAAATTCGCTTACATCATTTTTGGTGTAATGACGGTTGGATTTTTACTCTTGGTAATTCCAACAATATCAAGTGAAATCAGTGGAAATCCTGCTATCGAAAAAATGGGAATTTCTCAGTTAAACGGCGCGATGGAAGGAAAAGAAGTCCGTTTTGGCCCAGCTATTTCAGGTTTTTGGAGTATTGCCACAACGGTGATTTCTACAGGTTCTGTAAATAGTATGCACGATAGTTCGATGCCCGTTTCTGGAGCTATGCAGTTATTAGCCATGATGGTCAATGCATTTTATGGCGGATGCGGTGTTGGTTACCTCAACTTTTACATTTTCATTATTCTGGCTGTATTTATTTCTGGACTAATGGTGGGTCGAACTCCTGAGTTTTTCGGAAAGAAAATCGAAGCCCGCGAAGTCAAAATTGCTGCTTTTATTGCTATTCTTCATCCCTTATTGATTTTAGCAGGAACAGCTTTAGCTTCTTATTTTGCTGCTAATGATACTGCGATGGGTTATTGGTTCAGCGGAAATGCAACAGGATGGCTGAACAATCCTGGAAATCACGGATTCTCTGAAATGTTATACGAATATACTTCAAGCGCTGCTAACAACGGTTCTGGTTTTGAAGGTTTAGGCGATAATAATCCGTTTTGGAATATCACTACAGGAATTGTTTTACTATTAAGCCGTTTCATTCCAATCATCGGTCCGCTTGCAATTGCAGGTCTATTAGCCAACAAAAAATACATTCCAGAAAGTGCAGGAACATTAAAAACAGATACAACAATTTTCGGAATTATGATTTTTGCCGTAATCGCAATTGTTGCGGCGCTATCTTTCTTCCCAGCTCTGGCATTGGGACCATTGGCGGAATATTTTTCACTTTAA
- the kdpB gene encoding potassium-transporting ATPase subunit KdpB, producing MTNTKSTSLFESKQVKEALLQSFVKLNPKMMIKNPVMFTVEIGTAIMFAVCVSILMGATDQGSFVYNLIVFLILFVTLLFANFAEAIAEARGKAQADSLRKTREETPAKLVKSEKSNVAGQSDTFQILHVSSSQLKKDDIFICEAGDLIAADGEIIEGLATIDESAITGESAPVIREAGGDKSSVTGGTKVLSDKIKVKVTSEPGESFLDKMIALVEGASRQKTPNEIALTILLAAFTLIFVIVCVTLKPFADYANAPITIAAFIALFVCLIPTTIGGLLSAIGIAGMDRALRANVITKSGKAVETAGDIDVLLLDKTGTITIGNRKATNFYPTKGISFEDFVKSAVLSSLADDTPEGKSILELGKMLDENSKMQSDISLLTDNISHTIKFTAETRTSGVILKDGTNIRKGAQDAAKKISEQAGNAFPEDTLQQVISISSNGGTPLVVINNNEIQGVIELQDIIKTGMKERFERLRKMGIKTVMVTGDNPLTAKFIAEKAGVDDFIAEAKPEDKMNYIRKEQAEGRLVAMMGDGTNDAPALAQANVGVAMNSGTQAAKEAGNMVDLDNDPTKLIEIVEIGKQLLMTRGTLTTFSIANDVAKYFAIVPALFISAIPALQGLNIMHLHSPESAILSAVIFNAIIIPILIPLALRGVEYRPIGASAILKRNLLIYGLGGLIVPFIGIKLIDLLVTLFI from the coding sequence ATGACTAATACAAAATCCACATCATTGTTTGAAAGCAAACAGGTAAAAGAAGCTTTACTGCAGTCTTTTGTGAAGCTGAATCCAAAAATGATGATTAAAAATCCGGTAATGTTTACCGTAGAAATTGGAACTGCCATTATGTTTGCCGTTTGCGTTTCGATCTTAATGGGCGCAACCGATCAAGGCAGTTTTGTTTACAATTTAATTGTTTTCCTAATTTTATTTGTAACGCTTTTGTTTGCCAATTTCGCCGAAGCTATTGCCGAAGCCAGAGGAAAAGCACAAGCCGACAGTTTAAGAAAAACCCGTGAAGAAACTCCCGCAAAATTGGTAAAAAGTGAAAAGTCAAATGTCGCAGGTCAATCTGATACATTCCAAATTTTACATGTTTCATCTTCTCAATTAAAAAAAGACGATATTTTTATTTGCGAAGCGGGCGATTTAATCGCTGCTGATGGTGAAATTATAGAAGGTCTGGCTACGATCGACGAAAGTGCCATTACGGGAGAAAGTGCTCCTGTAATTCGTGAAGCGGGCGGAGACAAATCGTCTGTTACGGGAGGAACAAAAGTATTATCTGATAAAATCAAAGTAAAAGTAACTTCAGAACCTGGCGAAAGTTTTTTGGATAAAATGATTGCTTTGGTTGAAGGTGCGAGCCGTCAGAAAACGCCAAACGAAATTGCACTGACTATTTTGTTAGCTGCTTTTACCTTAATCTTCGTGATTGTCTGTGTTACCTTAAAACCTTTTGCCGATTACGCCAACGCTCCTATTACTATTGCTGCTTTTATTGCATTGTTTGTTTGTTTGATTCCAACGACAATTGGAGGCTTGCTTTCTGCGATTGGAATTGCAGGAATGGACAGAGCTTTACGTGCCAACGTAATTACAAAATCAGGGAAAGCGGTCGAAACTGCTGGAGATATTGATGTTTTACTTTTGGACAAAACAGGAACAATCACCATTGGAAACAGAAAAGCAACCAATTTCTATCCAACAAAAGGTATTTCTTTTGAAGATTTCGTCAAATCTGCCGTATTGAGTTCACTTGCGGATGATACTCCTGAAGGAAAAAGTATTCTGGAACTTGGTAAGATGTTAGATGAAAATAGTAAAATGCAGTCAGACATTTCACTTCTCACAGACAACATTTCGCACACCATAAAATTTACTGCTGAAACCAGAACTTCGGGCGTGATTTTAAAAGATGGAACGAATATTCGAAAAGGTGCACAAGACGCTGCTAAAAAAATCTCAGAACAAGCTGGAAATGCTTTTCCTGAAGATACTTTACAACAGGTAATCTCAATTTCTTCTAACGGAGGAACGCCTTTAGTTGTCATCAATAACAACGAAATTCAAGGTGTTATCGAATTACAGGATATCATTAAAACCGGAATGAAAGAACGTTTTGAACGCTTGCGTAAAATGGGAATCAAAACGGTTATGGTTACAGGTGATAATCCGCTGACGGCTAAGTTTATTGCTGAGAAAGCAGGTGTTGATGATTTTATTGCCGAAGCGAAGCCTGAAGATAAAATGAATTATATCCGAAAAGAACAAGCTGAAGGTCGTCTGGTTGCGATGATGGGAGACGGAACAAATGATGCTCCTGCCCTTGCACAAGCCAACGTAGGCGTAGCGATGAATAGTGGAACTCAAGCTGCAAAAGAAGCCGGAAATATGGTCGATCTCGACAATGATCCAACGAAACTTATCGAGATTGTCGAAATTGGAAAACAGCTTTTAATGACTCGCGGAACTTTAACCACTTTCTCTATTGCCAATGATGTTGCCAAATATTTTGCGATTGTTCCTGCGCTTTTCATTAGTGCGATTCCAGCATTGCAAGGTTTGAACATCATGCATTTGCATAGTCCTGAAAGTGCGATTTTATCGGCTGTAATTTTCAATGCGATTATTATTCCGATCCTGATTCCACTGGCGTTGAGAGGTGTTGAATATCGTCCGATTGGAGCGAGCGCGATTCTAAAACGTAATCTTTTGATTTATGGTTTAGGCGGTTTGATTGTTCCTTTTATTGGAATCAAATTGATTGATTTACTCGTAACACTTTTTATCTAG
- a CDS encoding K(+)-transporting ATPase subunit C, with amino-acid sequence MKNIIPILKLTAVTLILFAVIYPLAIYGIAQIAPNQGKGETLSVNGKVIGYQKIGQKFDKSNYFWGRPSAVDYNAAGSAGSNKGPSNAEYLALVQKRIDTFLVVHSYLKKTEIPADMVTASGSGLDPNISPQGALIQVKRVAKERNLAENKVKVLVESKINTAIVGPETVNVLELNVALDKLR; translated from the coding sequence ATGAAAAATATAATCCCAATATTAAAACTTACTGCGGTTACTTTAATTCTATTCGCAGTTATTTATCCTCTTGCGATTTACGGAATCGCACAAATTGCTCCCAATCAAGGAAAAGGAGAAACACTTTCGGTTAACGGAAAAGTTATTGGTTATCAAAAAATCGGACAAAAGTTCGATAAGTCGAATTATTTCTGGGGAAGACCTTCGGCAGTTGATTACAATGCTGCGGGAAGTGCCGGAAGTAATAAAGGTCCGAGCAATGCTGAGTATTTGGCTTTGGTTCAAAAGAGAATCGATACTTTTCTTGTTGTACATTCTTACTTGAAAAAAACTGAAATTCCAGCTGATATGGTTACGGCTTCTGGAAGTGGTTTAGATCCGAATATTTCTCCGCAAGGTGCTTTGATTCAAGTAAAACGTGTGGCCAAAGAACGAAATTTAGCTGAAAACAAAGTAAAAGTTTTGGTAGAATCTAAAATTAATACGGCTATTGTTGGGCCTGAAACTGTGAATGTTTTGGAGTTGAATGTGGCTCTTGATAAGCTTCGCTAA